The Zygotorulaspora mrakii chromosome 6, complete sequence genome includes the window GTGCAAAAGTACCGCATACCTCAGGAGGTACGGTCTACCAGCAACCCAAAAGAGATGCTGCAAAAACTAATATCTAAGAAACGACTGCagtaaagaagaaaattcttcacaCCATGGCAGCCAGTAAACCAGTAACAAAATTACTCCGCGTTCAGACCATTTTAGTCTGCATGCGGGGAGGTGGGGCAAtgaaagaacaaaaaaccTTCCCTCCCCGGACTCCTGCTGTTGAGATCTGCGGAGTGCAATAATCCGAATCcgaaagaaacaaataaaagaaaatgggaGACAGAGGTCCGAGTGAGCAATTATGACCAATTTATTccgaaaaaaaagtttttccTGCGCCGGTTTCAGGGAATCTGCAACCGAAGAAACAGGAAAAAGCAATCCCAAGAGAGAAGTTCGAACGCAGTTTCACCGGCATGGGTCTACTTGTTGGTTTCCACATTCCCCACTGCCCCACTACCACCAGACCACGCGATTCCCTTTGTCGTGCGCATTCCCGTGTGCAGGCGTTTCCCTTGGTAGTACTAACGATCGGTCCCACATACACGCATATGCACACGCACGGGGAGAAGAGGCTTGCTGCTGTACTGTGTAAGCGTCGTGGTCTCTCGTTTCCTTTTCCCAAAGTGGGTGGAGGAAGCAGAAGGAGGCCGAGGGGCAGCCGAGGGGCGGTTGAGGGGCGGTTGAGGGGCGGTTGAGGGGCACGGAGGAGAGGGACGGGGCGGGTTTGGAGAGAAATTCAACAAGTTACAGCGGACATGGACGATGCAATCGGAGTCAGAAGTGGGTTTGTTGATGGGGCAGCGTTTACGCGTGGTGTTGTGGTGCTGCTGCTTCGAAGCGTGTAAGAACACGTCGCCAAATTATTTTTAGCTTTTTGACTGCGGTTGTGGTAATTGATCCGGCGGGGTAGAGTCGAACGAGTTTGGCACTGATTGCGAAAAAGCGggggaaaagaaaagaggtTATTCGTCCCCTTTTCCCTCTTTTTGGAGTCTGTATTGTTCGTTTATGGGAAATATGGCAACCATACCATCAGCATAACCGCTCAGCCATCGCTTTCAACGTGCCCCTCCGATTTGGAAGAGATTTGCCTTGTGCAGCCGGAACATCATACTGTAAAGCTCAGACTCGAACGATCAGGCACGTCAGATACGGCCTTCTGTGgttttactttttttcaccCACGGAAGGGTGTTTTGCGGACTGTAAGTTGCGGTAGCGCTGACGCTCACATGTTATGTAATTACTGATTATCTAGAGATTCTGCCGGAGACCACATGGGCGCGTGGGCGCGATGCAGCTACAACACTTACTGATTGTATTGTGACTAAAAACCTGTCGTTGCACTTCGGTCCGACAACGGCGTATCGATTAGTTCGCTGGTCTGTGACATGTCATCGGGACTTACTAGTAGCATGGATCCGCAAAGCTGATCTATCGTCTGAATGTATCTCTTGCAAGACGATATTTTGTAGGTGCTCAAAATTTCCAAGGCCTTGACAACACTTTTCAGCTGGAAGATCCATCTGTGTCTCTCGTTGGAGGAAGGCTGGGTGATTAGACTGGTCAATGGTACCAAGGCGGCATTGAATAAATAAAATGTGCAGTTCCATGCGAAAAATGGCGTCAACgagttgttgttgatgaagtTTGTTATGCTGGCTATGGTCTTTTGGGCAGCATCGACCAACAGGATGCGACATCTTTGATAGGTTGTGTTGTTATTCTCTCCCTCTGAATTTGCTTCAGAGTTTACCGAAAGCTCCCTCAAGGCGTAGATCCTCAGCCAGAGGTGTTGCCAACTCAATGAGTACCGCATATATGACAGCCAAGGATATTCTTGTAAAAAACTTGAGAGCACTAGTGATGAAATATCTGCTTGCATGAATTTGGgcatctctttgaaagtaGTCTCCAGCGAATCGCAAAGTTTCAAACAGTTGATTGCGTTTCTTGATTGTTTGTTCTTGCCATACCACAGTTTGCTGAATTGGTCAAGCATTCTTGCTCTTCCAACACAACCGAGATATATCGATGGTTCTGTGGTCCAATGTTCGTTGTCATTCATAGACGATGGATACGATAtactcatctcatctctgGAAAACAGATATGACAATGGCCTCCCCTGTACCAATGCAAGGTGATATTCTTGTAAGTATAGGCAACACCATATTCTACGTCGTTGTTCCTTAACTCCTGTATTGTTGACAGTGGGAGATAACTCCTTGTGAAGACCTAGTGATATCGCCATCCTTAAGGCTTGCCCATGATACGCATAGCTACTATTTGGTTTCTGTCTCCATTCAGTGTACCTAGAGAGCAGATAAAAGGATATGACTAATCGAAGTGAACCTACTTCAAATGCTATTCGAGAGAGATGTGATTTTGCATTATTGTAGTAAAACAGATCAATATCAGTGGATTCGCCTGCAATTCCCCATGCACCAATAGCGAGgacaatattgaaaagtacCTGCCACTGATTGAATAGCCGTGGTTCCATTTGATCTGGGGATGCATTGTGTTGCCTCATAAACCTATCGTGATTCACCAAAGGACAATAAGGatgaaaattgataaaatagCTTTCGATGAATTTTGCAATAGCATGAGTAGAGCCTAGAAGAGAAGGATCAGAAATCGATGCAGGAGAATAACTGGGAGATTGTGAGGAAAAAAGTGTCATATCGAATCCCACAGATTTCAAACTTGCGCTGGAAGACCCTTGACCGTAGTAGCCTCTATTGTTGGCCTCTGTATTTAAAAATCCTGCCCCATCATTTCCAGTTAGAGtgtttttcctttcatTCCAATCGAATCCTAATAGTGGATCTTTAGGTAAACTATCAGGTGGTATACTTTTACCTCCGCTATTGCTGTCCATAATCCATTTTTGCTCTTGTGCTGATGAATCAAAATATGGTATGACAGTTGAagcttcaaattcattgaaaagttcCTCCCCATCTTCGTTAACTAAAGTGATCCTTTGCGATAACTCTTTAAGCTTCTTCGTCGCTCCACCACCCTTTAGGTTTTTCTCCAAATCAACCCCTGGAAATAGTTCGTAAAATAACTGTTCTAATCCGTCCAAACGTGATTCTACTTCAGTGAGATGTACTCTTGTTAGTGGGGATCTTCTGGTTTTAGGTGAATAACAGCACTCccatccatttttcaagcaCTTAGCACATTTTGGTCTGGTCTTTGAGCATTTCAGTTTCTTTAAGCGACATGAATCACAAGCTCTATCCATATTAtcccattttttcatatcaatAGAAATGTAAAAGTCCTGAAAGCCCTTTCATACGGTCCTTTATCTGCATGAATTTGTTTGTTCAATTactgaaatttcaaatttttttacaattgacaaattatatatatatacataatTTGATAGACGCGCCCCGAAGTACCTTGACAAAGTATCATGACACCCTCTCGATACggaatagaaaaaaaaacaagtaTTTAAATAAAACGATTTACTTATTTATTTGGCCACAACTGCTTGCGACTAGATAACCTTGAAGCATATACGTGTTAAAATTGCAAGAATTCTAATTTTTCGGTTTTTGTTGAATATATTAGATTTCACTGTTCCTTGGATATTGCAATAGATAAAACCACCGATAATGTAGATCTTATCTTTGTAACAAGAACCGCGCCAGAGGGGGGAGGCATTATTTCCACCACTTGAGGAAAAGTGGGGGAGGGTATTGATTTACTCTCCTTTATTGCGCACTTGCAATCTGCCGGTGAGCGATAATTCTTCAATGCATGAAAATGCCATTTAAAGAAGTTATGTTCAGAAGTCAATTAGCTCCACACTTCAAGATTCCGGGGTAAGGTTTCACTAATGAGGTATCGTACcaccttttctttttattattgttcACTCATAACGgcattcatttttttaactATATATCTATATATTCATGATTATTTATGTTTAAACTTCAAAGCTAGGGAGAAAATCATATctattctttgaatttgtaTTGAATTCTCGAACCGTAAACTTCGCCGCGTTTCAAAATAACGGTATCTTTCCATTCTTTTTGGTTAACGGCATCAACATATCTACCTGGCTCAACAGCAAAACCAGATCTTGGAGCGAAACCAGCACATAAGAAATCCCCTGTGTACAATTGGAAGCTTGGTTCTGTTGTCAAAACTTCTATAGAAATACCTGACTCTGGGTTCGTAGCTGTAACAACAGAAACCAGTTCATTATCGCGTGTAGAATCTGtacctttcaaattcttattttcttcGACAATAAAAGCATAATCATATGCTGGACCATCCTTGCGTAGAACTGTTGGTTTGACTGAGTTGAAAGTAGCAATTTCtctatcaacaattttacCAGTTGGAATACCAGTAGAATCAACATCAACGGATTTATTGGAGACTGCTTTGATTTCCGTACCGCGGAATGAATCCTCATTGTGCACCTTGTTTAGGTTGAAATAAGTATGATTCGTCATGTTGATAGGTGTGGATTCACCGTTCAGCAACTGTGCTTGATAACCGATATCCAAAGTCTTTTCAGCGACATTCAAAGTGTATTTCACAGAAACATGCAAATCACCTGGGAACTCATTGGTCTCAGAATGATCATccaacaaaagaaattcagCAGTGAAGACATCCTCTGAAGGACATCTGACCAATGGACCCatgaactttttcaaatggaaCGAACTAACACTGCTATGATTTGAGTTTCCTGCATTATTAACAGTCAATTTATGAACGCCATCTTCCAATGAGAATGTACCTTTAGCAATACGGTTTGCGTAACGTCCAATTGTGGCACCAACATAACATGTATCCTTGCAGTAATAATCCTTGCCTTCTGGGTATCCCAACACAACTGATTGTCCATCAACCTTCAAATCGACTAAAGTAGCACCAACATTGGCCAGAGTAGCTTCAAACCTGCGGCCAGAGCCAATTGTGATGAAACGACTTTCATAGTCATTCACTTCTTCACCGAATTTTGCTTCAACTCCCTTTAATTGGTACCCGTATGGGTTCCCCGTGGCCCATTTCCAAAGATCTGAACAAGCCATACCAACATCCAACTCCGTGTGCCATTTCAGCTCCCTCTCTGCTCGATCGGGTTTTGCAGTCAAATTGACAACATCACCTGCCCTTCTGCCGGTGACCTCGTAAGGGATGTCCTTACCGGAAGCGTTGCAGAAGGCACGGTGAACCTCAAAAACTGTCGAACCTGTACCGGAACCCAAATTCCACTCACGACATATACCTTCGCTTGCATTGTGGTCCAAGTACTTTAGGGCGGCAATATGACCTTTGGCCAGGTCAACCACATGGATGTAGTCCCTAATTGGAGTGCCATCCCTCGTTTCGTAGTCATCGCCAAACACATATAACTTTTCACGTCTCCCAACAGCGACCTGAGCCATGTATGGCAACAGATTATTTGGAATGCCCAGGGGATCCTCTCCGATGAGTCCCGAAGGATGCGCACCGATAGGGTTGAAGTAACGTAGAATAGCAAACTTCCACATGCTCTTGTTACTCAAGTACAGATCGTTCAGGATCTTCTCGATCGTAAATTTGGTGTGACCGTATGGGTTGGTTGGGCCCAATGGACACTCTTCAGGGATGGGAATCATGTTAGGGAATCTGGTGGCATCACCGTACACCGTGGCCGAAGATGAAAACACCAATTTCGACACATTGTACTGCTCCATCAACTCCAGCAGAACCAGCGTTCCGAGAATATTGTTGTGGAAATATCTCAAAGGGATCTGCGTCGACTCACCAACCGCCTTCAAACCGGCAAAGTGGATCACGGAGTCGATATTGTACTCTTCAAACACCTTTGCGAGACCCTCGCGGTCGCAAAGATCAACCTCGCAAAATGGAATGTAGTGGTCTGTAAGCAGTTGCAACC containing:
- the GAL10 gene encoding bifunctional UDP-glucose 4-epimerase/aldose 1-epimerase (similar to Saccharomyces cerevisiae GAL10 (YBR019C); ancestral locus Anc_3.218), which produces MTQSEKTSKKYVLVTGGAGYIGSHTVAELIENGYECVVVDNLCNSSYESVARLQLLTDHYIPFCEVDLCDREGLAKVFEEYNIDSVIHFAGLKAVGESTQIPLRYFHNNILGTLVLLELMEQYNVSKLVFSSSATVYGDATRFPNMIPIPEECPLGPTNPYGHTKFTIEKILNDLYLSNKSMWKFAILRYFNPIGAHPSGLIGEDPLGIPNNLLPYMAQVAVGRREKLYVFGDDYETRDGTPIRDYIHVVDLAKGHIAALKYLDHNASEGICREWNLGSGTGSTVFEVHRAFCNASGKDIPYEVTGRRAGDVVNLTAKPDRAERELKWHTELDVGMACSDLWKWATGNPYGYQLKGVEAKFGEEVNDYESRFITIGSGRRFEATLANVGATLVDLKVDGQSVVLGYPEGKDYYCKDTCYVGATIGRYANRIAKGTFSLEDGVHKLTVNNAGNSNHSSVSSFHLKKFMGPLVRCPSEDVFTAEFLLLDDHSETNEFPGDLHVSVKYTLNVAEKTLDIGYQAQLLNGESTPINMTNHTYFNLNKVHNEDSFRGTEIKAVSNKSVDVDSTGIPTGKIVDREIATFNSVKPTVLRKDGPAYDYAFIVEENKNLKGTDSTRDNELVSVVTATNPESGISIEVLTTEPSFQLYTGDFLCAGFAPRSGFAVEPGRYVDAVNQKEWKDTVILKRGEVYGSRIQYKFKE
- the GAL4 gene encoding galactose-responsive transcription factor GAL4 is translated as MKKWDNMDRACDSCRLKKLKCSKTRPKCAKCLKNGWECCYSPKTRRSPLTRVHLTEVESRLDGLEQLFYELFPGVDLEKNLKGGGATKKLKELSQRITLVNEDGEELFNEFEASTVIPYFDSSAQEQKWIMDSNSGGKSIPPDSLPKDPLLGFDWNERKNTLTGNDGAGFLNTEANNRGYYGQGSSSASLKSVGFDMTLFSSQSPSYSPASISDPSLLGSTHAIAKFIESYFINFHPYCPLVNHDRFMRQHNASPDQMEPRLFNQWQVLFNIVLAIGAWGIAGESTDIDLFYYNNAKSHLSRIAFEVGSLRLVISFYLLSRYTEWRQKPNSSYAYHGQALRMAISLGLHKELSPTVNNTGVKEQRRRIWCCLYLQEYHLALVQGRPLSYLFSRDEMSISYPSSMNDNEHWTTEPSIYLGCVGRARMLDQFSKLWYGKNKQSRNAINCLKLCDSLETTFKEMPKFMQADISSLVLSSFLQEYPWLSYMRYSLSWQHLWLRIYALRELSVNSEANSEGENNNTTYQRCRILLVDAAQKTIASITNFINNNSLTPFFAWNCTFYLFNAALVPLTSLITQPSSNERHRWIFQLKSVVKALEILSTYKISSCKRYIQTIDQLCGSMLLVSPDDMSQTSELIDTPLSDRSATTGF